From one Streptomyces sp. Q6 genomic stretch:
- a CDS encoding 2-oxoacid:ferredoxin oxidoreductase subunit beta — MAETQTRESTDGSGGGGAEALLSLVPKAEAKQSMKDFKSDQEVRWCPGCGDYAILAAVQGFMPELGLAKENIVFVSGIGCSSRFPYYMNTYGMHSIHGRAPAIATGLASSRRDLSVWVVTGDGDALSIGGNHLIHALRRNVNLKILLFNNRIYGLTKGQYSPTSEVGKITKSTPMGSLDAPFNPVSLAIGAEASFVARTVDSDRKHLTSVLRAAADHPGTALVEIYQNCNIFNDGAFEVLKDKQQAEEAVIRLEHGQPITFGAEASKGVVRDPATGDLKVVAVTDANRADILVHDAHATSPTTAFALSRLADPDTLHHTPIGVFRSVERPVYDVQMTDQLDAAIEQNGKGDLAALLAGGDTWTVVG; from the coding sequence ATGGCTGAAACGCAGACCAGGGAGTCCACGGACGGAAGCGGGGGCGGCGGCGCGGAGGCGCTTCTCTCGCTCGTCCCCAAGGCCGAGGCCAAGCAGTCCATGAAGGACTTCAAGTCCGATCAGGAAGTGCGCTGGTGCCCCGGCTGCGGTGACTACGCGATCCTCGCCGCCGTGCAGGGCTTCATGCCCGAACTCGGCCTGGCGAAGGAGAACATCGTCTTCGTCTCCGGCATCGGCTGCTCCTCACGCTTCCCGTACTACATGAACACATACGGGATGCACTCCATCCACGGCCGCGCCCCCGCCATCGCCACCGGCCTCGCCTCCTCGCGACGCGACCTGAGCGTCTGGGTCGTCACCGGCGACGGCGACGCCCTCTCCATCGGCGGCAACCACCTGATCCACGCCCTGCGCCGCAACGTCAACCTGAAGATCCTGCTCTTCAACAACCGGATCTACGGTCTGACGAAGGGGCAGTACTCCCCGACCTCCGAGGTCGGCAAGATCACCAAGTCCACGCCCATGGGCTCGCTCGACGCGCCCTTCAACCCGGTGTCGCTCGCCATCGGCGCGGAGGCGTCCTTCGTGGCCCGCACGGTCGACTCGGACCGCAAGCACCTCACGTCGGTGCTGCGCGCGGCCGCCGACCACCCCGGCACGGCGCTCGTCGAGATCTACCAGAACTGCAACATCTTCAACGACGGCGCCTTCGAGGTCCTCAAGGACAAGCAGCAGGCGGAGGAAGCGGTCATCCGGCTGGAGCACGGGCAACCGATCACGTTCGGCGCGGAGGCCTCGAAGGGCGTCGTCCGCGACCCGGCGACCGGTGACCTGAAGGTCGTCGCCGTCACGGACGCGAACCGGGCCGACATCCTCGTCCACGACGCCCACGCGACGTCACCGACGACGGCGTTCGCCCTCTCCCGCCTCGCCGACCCCGACACCCTGCACCACACGCCCATCGGCGTCTTCCGCAGCGTCGAACGACCCGTCTACGACGTCCAGATGACCGACCAACTGGACGCGGCGATCGAACAGAACGGCAAGGGAGACCTGGCGGCCCTGCTGGCCGGCGGCGACACCTGGACCGTGGTGGGCTGA
- a CDS encoding DUF6082 family protein — translation MATLTSPLRGVGTWLKAGLDRRRHRDELLERLVEEMRRANTLRQHTLFLDQLDRAIADPDLAAALSTLPDLSVRERRLMLWANREYAVLLLAHRVGTFCWDELIGHLRVLCTNEVFKDYWRRTVEHRRSLPDGSLDARACAVMDGMMEELESDPDEWWVVGRDLEPEGDPRDGEAPC, via the coding sequence ATGGCCACACTGACATCACCCCTGCGAGGGGTCGGGACCTGGCTGAAGGCCGGGCTCGACCGCCGTCGCCACCGAGACGAGCTGCTCGAAAGGCTGGTGGAGGAGATGCGTCGCGCGAACACCCTCCGCCAGCACACCCTGTTCCTCGACCAGCTGGACCGCGCCATCGCCGACCCGGACCTCGCGGCGGCCCTCAGCACCCTCCCGGACCTGAGCGTCCGCGAACGCAGACTGATGCTCTGGGCCAACCGCGAGTACGCGGTGCTGCTGCTGGCGCACCGGGTGGGGACGTTCTGCTGGGACGAGCTGATCGGGCATCTGCGGGTGCTGTGCACGAACGAGGTCTTCAAGGACTACTGGCGCCGGACCGTGGAGCACCGGCGCAGCCTCCCCGACGGATCGCTGGACGCCAGAGCGTGCGCGGTCATGGACGGCATGATGGAGGAACTGGAGTCCGATCCGGACGAGTGGTGGGTCGTGGGACGCGACCTGGAGCCGGAGGGCGACCCGCGCGACGGGGAGGCGCCCTGTTGA
- a CDS encoding helix-turn-helix domain-containing protein has translation MTVSKVRQWAESSAAGGGMCPQRLILEHVTSRWGVLVLLALDERSFRFGELRREIGGVSEKMLTQTLQTLERDGFVHRDAKPVIPPRVDYTLTGLGREAAGRVRELAEWTERRTAEVAAARQRYDEVRASGSSS, from the coding sequence ATGACGGTAAGCAAGGTGAGGCAGTGGGCGGAGTCGTCGGCCGCGGGCGGGGGCATGTGCCCGCAGCGCCTGATCCTGGAGCACGTCACGAGCCGCTGGGGCGTCCTGGTCCTGCTGGCCCTGGACGAGCGCTCGTTCCGCTTCGGTGAGCTGCGCCGCGAGATCGGCGGCGTCAGCGAGAAGATGCTGACGCAGACCCTCCAGACCCTGGAACGCGACGGCTTCGTCCACCGCGACGCCAAGCCGGTCATCCCGCCGCGGGTCGACTACACCCTGACCGGCCTCGGCCGGGAGGCCGCGGGGCGGGTGCGGGAGCTCGCGGAATGGACCGAGCGGCGCACGGCCGAGGTCGCCGCGGCGCGACAGAGATACGACGAGGTCCGGGCGTCGGGGTCGTCATCCTGA
- a CDS encoding SDR family oxidoreductase: protein MSLVVTGATGHLGRLVVEGLLAQGVPAEQVVAVVRDKDKAADLAARGVVVRVADYDAPETLKDAFRAGDRVLLVSGNAVGQRLPQHRAVIDAAKAAGVALLAYTGVLGGPAADFTLAEEHKGTERAILDSGLPYTFLRNGWYHENYTQNLAPVLAHGAVVANAGEGRVASAARADYAAAAVAVLTGEGHEGRAYELSGDDAWSLAEYAAEVARQSGKDVVYRAVTPEENREVLIGAGLPAPFADILVGVDTAIEQGLLAHRDGELARLIGRPTTPLADAIAEALK, encoded by the coding sequence ATGAGCCTCGTCGTCACCGGAGCCACCGGACATCTCGGCCGTCTCGTCGTCGAGGGGCTGCTCGCCCAGGGCGTCCCCGCCGAGCAGGTCGTCGCCGTCGTACGCGACAAGGACAAGGCCGCCGATCTCGCCGCGCGCGGCGTCGTCGTACGGGTCGCCGACTACGACGCCCCCGAGACCCTGAAGGACGCCTTCCGCGCCGGCGACCGCGTGCTGCTCGTCTCCGGCAACGCCGTCGGGCAGCGCCTCCCCCAGCACCGGGCCGTGATCGACGCCGCGAAGGCCGCGGGCGTGGCGCTGCTCGCGTACACCGGCGTGCTCGGCGGGCCCGCCGCCGACTTCACGCTCGCCGAGGAGCACAAGGGCACCGAGCGGGCGATCCTCGACTCCGGGCTGCCGTACACGTTCCTGCGCAACGGCTGGTACCACGAGAACTACACGCAGAACCTCGCTCCGGTCCTCGCCCACGGCGCCGTCGTCGCGAACGCCGGCGAGGGCCGTGTCGCCTCCGCCGCGCGCGCCGACTACGCCGCGGCCGCCGTCGCCGTCCTGACCGGCGAGGGCCACGAGGGCCGGGCGTACGAGCTGAGCGGCGACGACGCCTGGTCGCTCGCCGAGTACGCCGCCGAGGTCGCCCGGCAGTCCGGCAAGGACGTCGTCTACCGCGCCGTCACGCCCGAGGAGAACCGCGAGGTGCTGATCGGCGCCGGACTGCCCGCCCCCTTCGCCGACATCCTCGTCGGCGTCGACACCGCCATCGAGCAGGGCCTCCTCGCCCACCGCGACGGCGAACTGGCCCGGCTCATCGGCCGGCCGACCACCCCGCTCGCGGACGCGATCGCCGAAGCGCTGAAGTAG
- the rarD gene encoding EamA family transporter RarD, translating to MWGLVPLFWPLLRPAGSVEILAHRMVWSLVVVGVALLFVRKWGWARDLLRQPRRLGLVAVAATVITVNWGFYIWSVNAGHVVEASLGYFINPLVSIALGVLLLGERLRPAQWVAVGVGLLAVLVLAIGYGQPPWISLILAFSFGTYGLVKKKVNLSGVESLAAETAVQFLPALGYLVWLTVQGSSTFATEGAGHAALLASTGLVTAIPLVCFGAAAIRVPLSTLGLLQYLAPVFQFVLGIVYFHEEMPAERWAGFGLVWVALVVLTWDALRSSRAGRIALARAAADAAAQGEGDVSPRPTTAV from the coding sequence ATGTGGGGGCTCGTGCCCCTGTTCTGGCCGCTGCTCAGGCCCGCGGGATCCGTGGAGATCCTGGCCCACCGCATGGTGTGGTCGCTGGTCGTCGTGGGCGTCGCGCTGCTCTTCGTACGCAAGTGGGGATGGGCGCGTGACCTGCTGCGCCAGCCCAGGCGGCTCGGGCTCGTGGCCGTCGCCGCCACCGTGATCACCGTCAACTGGGGCTTCTACATCTGGTCCGTGAACGCGGGCCATGTGGTCGAGGCGTCGCTCGGGTACTTCATCAATCCGCTCGTCTCCATCGCGCTCGGCGTGCTGCTGCTCGGGGAGCGGCTGCGGCCCGCGCAGTGGGTGGCCGTCGGGGTCGGGCTGCTCGCGGTGCTCGTGCTCGCCATCGGCTACGGGCAGCCGCCGTGGATCTCGCTGATCCTCGCCTTCTCCTTCGGCACGTACGGGCTCGTGAAGAAGAAGGTCAATCTGAGCGGCGTGGAGTCCCTCGCGGCCGAGACCGCCGTGCAGTTCCTGCCCGCGCTCGGGTACCTGGTGTGGCTGACCGTCCAGGGCAGTTCGACGTTCGCGACGGAGGGCGCCGGGCACGCGGCGCTGCTCGCGTCGACCGGGCTCGTCACGGCGATCCCGCTGGTGTGCTTCGGGGCGGCCGCGATCCGGGTGCCGCTGTCGACGCTGGGGCTGTTGCAGTACCTGGCGCCGGTGTTCCAGTTCGTGCTCGGGATCGTGTACTTCCACGAGGAGATGCCGGCCGAGCGGTGGGCCGGGTTCGGGCTCGTGTGGGTGGCGTTGGTGGTTCTCACGTGGGACGCCCTGCGCTCCTCCCGGGCCGGGCGGATCGCGCTGGCCCGCGCCGCCGCGGACGCGGCCGCGCAGGGCGAGGGCGACGTCTCGCCGCGGCCGACCACCGCCGTGTGA
- a CDS encoding VOC family protein, whose amino-acid sequence MTFHWKLVVDSADPHAQAEFWSAALEYEVEDNAALIERLLGFGALSEDETVEFRGRRAFRDLIAVRHPEDPVEEGTGTGQGRRILFQRVPEAKAGKNRLHIDVHVGPERREAAVERLTGLGARVLDEVKAQGGEWVVMADPEGNEFCLQ is encoded by the coding sequence ATGACCTTTCATTGGAAGCTCGTGGTGGACAGTGCCGATCCGCACGCGCAGGCCGAGTTCTGGTCCGCCGCCCTCGAGTACGAGGTGGAGGACAACGCCGCGCTGATCGAGCGGCTGCTGGGATTCGGGGCGCTGAGCGAGGACGAGACCGTGGAGTTCCGGGGGCGTAGGGCCTTCCGGGACCTCATCGCCGTACGGCATCCCGAGGACCCGGTGGAGGAGGGGACGGGGACCGGGCAGGGGCGGCGGATCCTGTTCCAGCGGGTGCCGGAGGCGAAGGCCGGCAAGAACCGGCTGCACATCGACGTCCACGTCGGCCCGGAGCGGCGGGAGGCCGCGGTCGAGCGGCTGACCGGGCTCGGCGCCCGGGTCCTCGACGAGGTGAAGGCGCAGGGCGGGGAGTGGGTGGTGATGGCCGACCCCGAGGGGAACGAGTTCTGTCTTCAGTGA
- a CDS encoding NAD(P)H-dependent oxidoreductase, translating to MTTRDFLFVLGSSRPDGNSEILARRAAEQLPAGTRQRWIDLAAHPLPDFEDLRHDSDHTRPEGDDVALLLDATLAATDIVIVSPLYWYAVSASTKRYLDHWSGWLRTPGIDFKATLAGRTLWGVTALAHEESEVADPLIGTLNNSAAYMGMRFGGVLLGNGSKPGDVLKDEAALVRAKTFFARQAPLAAFPTASVYAQAPFALTP from the coding sequence ATGACCACCCGCGATTTCCTGTTCGTGCTCGGCAGCAGCCGTCCCGACGGCAACTCCGAGATCCTCGCCCGCCGGGCCGCCGAGCAGCTCCCGGCCGGCACCCGGCAGCGCTGGATCGACCTGGCCGCGCACCCGCTGCCCGACTTCGAGGACCTGCGCCACGACAGCGACCACACCCGCCCCGAGGGCGACGACGTGGCGCTGCTGCTCGACGCGACGCTCGCGGCCACCGACATCGTCATCGTGTCGCCGCTGTACTGGTACGCGGTCTCCGCCTCCACCAAGCGCTATCTGGACCACTGGTCGGGCTGGCTGCGCACGCCGGGCATCGACTTCAAGGCGACCCTCGCCGGGCGCACCCTGTGGGGCGTCACCGCGCTCGCGCACGAGGAGTCCGAGGTCGCCGACCCGCTGATCGGCACGCTGAACAACTCGGCCGCGTACATGGGCATGCGCTTCGGCGGCGTCCTGCTCGGCAACGGCAGCAAGCCCGGCGACGTGCTGAAGGACGAGGCGGCGCTCGTCCGGGCCAAGACGTTCTTCGCGCGGCAGGCGCCGCTCGCCGCGTTCCCCACGGCGAGCGTCTACGCGCAGGCGCCGTTCGCCCTCACGCCGTGA
- a CDS encoding ABC transporter permease, producing MSQAEARTAPRPGPSARPSPLWTLGLFRSELTMTFRRWRTLALLAVLTGVPILIGVAVKIETSDGSTLGGGGPEGGGPAFIAQITNNGLFLVFTSLAATLPFFLPMAVGVIAGDAVAGEANAGTLRYLLVAPAGRTRLLLTKYATTMTFCLVATLVVAVSALATGAILFPLGDVVTISGTRIGFGEGLWRAFLIALVVAASLIGIAALGLFVSTLTNSGIAAMATTVGLLITVQILDQIPQLHALQPYFFSHHWLSFADLMREPVYWDDLVKNLELQALYAAVFGSAAWARFTAKDITA from the coding sequence ATGTCGCAGGCTGAAGCGCGGACCGCGCCGCGTCCGGGCCCGAGCGCGCGGCCGAGCCCGCTGTGGACCCTCGGCCTGTTCCGCAGCGAGCTGACCATGACCTTCCGCCGCTGGCGCACGCTGGCGCTGCTCGCGGTCCTGACCGGCGTCCCGATCCTGATCGGGGTCGCCGTGAAGATCGAGACGAGCGACGGTTCGACGCTCGGCGGGGGCGGGCCCGAGGGCGGCGGCCCCGCGTTCATCGCGCAGATCACCAACAACGGCCTGTTCCTGGTGTTCACGTCGCTCGCCGCGACGCTCCCGTTCTTCCTCCCCATGGCCGTCGGCGTCATCGCGGGCGACGCGGTGGCGGGCGAGGCGAACGCGGGAACGCTGCGCTACCTCCTGGTCGCCCCGGCGGGGCGTACCCGCCTCCTGCTCACCAAGTACGCGACGACGATGACGTTCTGCCTCGTGGCGACGCTCGTGGTCGCGGTCTCCGCGCTGGCCACCGGCGCGATCCTGTTCCCGCTCGGCGACGTCGTCACCATCTCCGGGACCCGGATCGGTTTCGGCGAGGGCCTGTGGCGGGCCTTCCTGATCGCGCTCGTGGTGGCGGCGTCCCTGATCGGGATCGCCGCGCTCGGCCTGTTCGTCTCGACGCTGACCAACAGCGGCATCGCCGCGATGGCGACCACCGTGGGCCTGCTGATCACCGTCCAGATCCTCGACCAGATCCCGCAGCTGCACGCGCTCCAGCCGTACTTCTTCTCGCACCACTGGCTGTCCTTCGCCGACCTGATGCGCGAGCCGGTCTACTGGGACGACCTGGTCAAGAACCTCGAACTACAGGCCCTGTACGCGGCGGTCTTCGGCTCGGCGGCCTGGGCCCGCTTCACGGCGAAGGACATCACGGCGTGA
- a CDS encoding ABC transporter ATP-binding protein, whose product MAPAIETRDLTKRYRGGRPAVDRLSLTVPEGAVFGFLGPNGSGKTTTIRMLMGLIEPTAGTAQVLGRPMPRGARTVLPHVGALIEGPALYGFLSGRDNLVRVDSADPTADPRTRRARVGAALDRVGLTAAAAKKAKAYSLGMKQRLGLAAALLQPRRLLVLDEPTNGLDPQGMREIRTLVRELATDGTTVFLSSHLLDEIEQVCTHVAVMAQGRLITQGPVAELAAGARGKLVVTTPDPADAARVLKEHGITITETSDDAVVAEPPPPGTELADLNTALVTAGVRVRGFGVERASLEDAFVALTGEGFDVAG is encoded by the coding sequence ATGGCGCCGGCCATCGAGACGAGAGATCTCACCAAGCGGTACCGCGGTGGCCGACCGGCCGTCGACCGGCTGAGCCTCACCGTCCCCGAGGGGGCGGTCTTCGGCTTCCTCGGGCCGAACGGATCGGGCAAGACCACCACCATCCGCATGCTCATGGGCCTGATCGAGCCGACCGCGGGCACCGCCCAGGTCCTCGGCCGCCCGATGCCCCGCGGCGCCCGGACCGTCCTGCCGCACGTGGGCGCGCTCATCGAGGGCCCGGCCCTGTACGGGTTCCTGTCCGGGCGCGACAACCTGGTGCGCGTCGACTCCGCCGACCCGACCGCCGACCCGCGCACCCGCAGGGCCCGGGTCGGGGCGGCCCTGGACCGGGTGGGTCTGACGGCCGCCGCGGCGAAGAAGGCGAAGGCGTACTCGCTCGGCATGAAGCAGCGCCTCGGGCTCGCGGCCGCCCTGCTCCAGCCGCGCCGCCTGCTCGTCCTGGACGAACCGACCAACGGCCTCGACCCGCAGGGCATGCGCGAGATCAGGACCCTGGTACGGGAGTTGGCGACGGACGGCACCACCGTCTTCCTCTCCTCGCACCTCCTCGACGAGATCGAGCAGGTCTGCACGCACGTCGCCGTGATGGCGCAGGGCCGGCTGATCACCCAGGGCCCGGTCGCCGAACTGGCCGCGGGCGCCCGGGGAAAGCTCGTGGTCACGACCCCCGACCCGGCCGACGCGGCCCGCGTCCTGAAGGAGCACGGCATCACCATCACCGAGACGTCGGACGACGCCGTCGTCGCCGAACCGCCGCCGCCGGGGACCGAGTTGGCGGATCTGAACACGGCCCTGGTCACGGCGGGCGTACGGGTGCGCGGCTTCGGCGTCGAGCGGGCGTCCCTGGAGGACGCGTTCGTCGCGCTGACCGGGGAGGGCTTCGATGTCGCAGGCTGA
- a CDS encoding DUF2092 domain-containing protein yields MAPYASEDSQSQDQGAGQGAGRRKAARYAVPVAVLGVAAATIGLVPALADSGDPDLPKVTAQELIEKIAASDTQQLSGTVKIHTDLGLPSLGGGAAGGLLGGGAGGGEDGGSTADPKSKLTELASGTHTLRVAADGENRQKLSILDDASEYSVIHNGDDLWAYDSKSDQAYHAKDTGKGADKDARKERSAEVPATPGELADEVLKASGDTTSITVDGTAQIAGRDAYRLQIKPKQSGSTVGAITVSVDAKTGTPLKFTLTPASGGAAVIDAGFTSVDFGKPAASTFDFKPSKGTKVTEADELSAQDGGKALPNAPKAPKGAELDGTGGLDGLKVIGEGWTSIAELKLPKEAGGLASGAGSGSADVPADAQKFLSSLGDQVKGEFGSGTVYSTRLVNVLITEDGKAYAGAVTKDALVKAADAG; encoded by the coding sequence ATGGCACCGTACGCATCCGAAGACAGCCAGAGCCAGGACCAGGGCGCGGGGCAGGGCGCCGGGCGTCGCAAGGCCGCCCGGTACGCGGTCCCCGTGGCCGTACTGGGGGTGGCCGCGGCGACGATCGGGCTCGTCCCGGCGCTCGCGGACTCCGGTGACCCGGATCTGCCGAAGGTCACCGCCCAGGAACTCATCGAGAAGATCGCCGCGTCGGACACCCAGCAGCTGTCCGGCACCGTCAAGATCCACACGGACCTGGGCCTGCCCTCGCTCGGCGGCGGCGCCGCCGGCGGCCTCCTGGGCGGCGGGGCCGGCGGGGGCGAGGACGGCGGTTCGACCGCCGACCCGAAGTCGAAGCTCACCGAGCTCGCCTCCGGCACGCACACGCTGCGCGTCGCGGCGGACGGCGAGAACAGGCAGAAGCTGTCGATCCTGGACGACGCGTCCGAGTACAGCGTGATCCACAACGGCGACGACCTCTGGGCCTACGACAGCAAGTCGGACCAGGCGTACCACGCGAAGGACACCGGGAAGGGCGCGGACAAGGACGCGAGGAAGGAGCGGTCGGCCGAGGTCCCAGCCACGCCCGGGGAGCTCGCCGACGAGGTCCTCAAGGCGTCCGGCGACACCACGTCGATCACCGTCGACGGCACCGCGCAGATCGCGGGCCGCGACGCGTACCGGCTCCAGATCAAGCCCAAGCAGTCCGGTTCCACGGTCGGCGCGATCACGGTCTCCGTGGACGCGAAGACCGGGACGCCGCTGAAGTTCACGCTGACCCCGGCGAGCGGCGGCGCGGCCGTCATCGACGCCGGCTTCACCAGCGTCGACTTCGGCAAGCCCGCGGCGTCCACCTTCGACTTCAAGCCGTCGAAGGGCACGAAGGTCACCGAGGCCGACGAGCTGTCGGCGCAGGACGGCGGCAAGGCGCTCCCGAACGCCCCCAAGGCCCCCAAGGGTGCCGAGCTCGACGGCACGGGCGGCCTCGACGGGCTGAAGGTGATCGGCGAGGGCTGGACCTCCATCGCCGAGCTGAAGCTGCCGAAGGAGGCGGGCGGCCTCGCCTCCGGCGCCGGGTCCGGCTCCGCCGACGTGCCGGCCGACGCACAGAAGTTCCTGTCCTCCCTGGGCGACCAGGTCAAGGGCGAGTTCGGCTCGGGCACCGTGTACTCGACCCGCCTCGTGAACGTACTGATCACCGAGGACGGGAAGGCGTACGCCGGAGCGGTCACCAAGGACGCTCTGGTGAAGGCGGCCGACGCGGGCTGA
- a CDS encoding polyprenyl synthetase family protein, translating to MTVVGTFGLSVRDQALEADVQAGLAAVEEGLLEATKSEVPFITEAAQHLVRAGGKRFRPLLVTLAAQFGDPYAPGIVPSAVVVELTHLATLYHDDVMDEADVRRGVPSANQRWGNSVAVLTGDFLFARASHILADLGPDAVRIQAEAFERLVTGQILETAGPADGRDPVDHYLDVLGGKTGSLIAVACRFGAMMSGADETVVDVLTQYGERLGVAFQLADDVLDIASDSRESGKTPGTDLREGIPTLPVLRLRERAELLGLPEDKELVDLLDSDLADDERLAEAISRLRTHPALDQARRDTVRYAEEARAALAPLPECEAKSALVELCDAVVHRAG from the coding sequence GTGACCGTCGTCGGGACTTTCGGTCTTAGCGTGCGGGACCAGGCTCTCGAAGCCGATGTCCAGGCCGGGTTGGCGGCTGTCGAGGAGGGACTGCTCGAAGCCACCAAGAGCGAGGTGCCCTTCATCACCGAGGCCGCCCAGCATCTGGTGCGCGCCGGGGGCAAGCGCTTCAGGCCGCTTCTTGTGACGCTCGCCGCACAGTTCGGCGATCCGTACGCGCCGGGCATCGTGCCCTCGGCCGTCGTCGTCGAGCTCACCCACCTCGCCACGCTGTACCACGACGACGTGATGGACGAGGCGGACGTGCGCCGCGGGGTACCGAGCGCCAACCAGCGCTGGGGCAACTCCGTCGCCGTCCTGACCGGCGACTTCCTCTTCGCCCGCGCCTCGCACATCCTGGCCGACCTCGGCCCCGACGCGGTGCGCATCCAGGCCGAGGCGTTCGAGCGCCTCGTCACCGGCCAGATCCTGGAGACCGCGGGCCCCGCCGACGGGCGCGACCCGGTCGACCACTACCTGGACGTGCTCGGCGGCAAGACCGGCTCGCTGATCGCCGTGGCGTGCCGCTTCGGCGCCATGATGTCCGGCGCCGACGAGACGGTCGTCGACGTCCTGACCCAGTACGGGGAGCGGCTCGGCGTCGCCTTCCAGCTCGCCGACGACGTCCTCGACATCGCCTCCGACTCCCGCGAGTCCGGCAAGACCCCGGGCACGGACCTGCGCGAGGGCATCCCCACGCTGCCGGTGCTGCGCCTGCGCGAGCGCGCCGAGCTGCTCGGCCTGCCCGAGGACAAGGAACTCGTCGACCTCCTCGACTCCGACCTCGCGGACGACGAGCGGCTCGCCGAGGCCATCTCCCGGCTGCGCACCCACCCGGCCCTGGACCAGGCCCGCCGGGACACCGTGCGCTACGCCGAGGAGGCGCGCGCCGCCCTCGCCCCGCTCCCGGAGTGCGAGGCGAAGTCGGCGCTGGTGGAGCTCTGCGACGCGGTCGTGCACCGGGCCGGCTGA
- a CDS encoding peptide MFS transporter, producing the protein MSRTASDTAPAAEEPPPGDDTAFFGQPRGLLTLSGLEVWERFSFLGMQAILVLYFADTVAHGGMGMDPGTAASVSAAYGTLVYLVSVAGGWLADRILGSYRAVLWGGILIACGHYSMAVPTATMTWVGLGLISAGTGLLKPNVASMVGKLYRTEDERRDAGFALYYMGINIGAFAGPLITGWLGDHKGWHWGFSAAAIGMTFGLIQYVAGRRHLAGRKHAAEYALPPEGMRRAVRMMIVGAIVVAALAVLLASAGWLTMDRFVDVLTIISVIAPVVYFVVMFRSPRVTAEERGRLRPYLVLFVASVAFNFILFQAYSTMMLLASTNAETTILGFHFPASWYASALGAFEVALAPVVAGLWARMGPRQPHASNKIAIGVILGGLSFLLMVIPTSGHSGDTYKMAAWWIVGSYLLLGLGDVLLETSGMSATTKLAPKAFASQTMSLWFLSLALANGIQAQTVKLYGEVSNPAYFGVNGAIAVAVGVAVIALAPWLRRTMHPVH; encoded by the coding sequence TTGTCCCGCACCGCCAGCGACACAGCGCCCGCCGCGGAAGAACCGCCGCCCGGCGACGATACGGCCTTCTTCGGCCAGCCGCGCGGCCTGCTCACGCTCTCCGGCCTGGAGGTCTGGGAACGCTTCTCGTTCCTGGGCATGCAGGCCATCCTCGTCCTGTACTTCGCGGACACCGTCGCGCACGGCGGCATGGGCATGGACCCCGGCACCGCCGCGTCGGTCTCGGCCGCGTACGGCACGCTGGTGTACCTGGTCTCGGTCGCCGGAGGCTGGCTCGCCGACCGGATCCTCGGCTCGTACCGGGCGGTCCTGTGGGGCGGCATCCTCATCGCCTGCGGCCACTACTCCATGGCGGTGCCGACCGCGACCATGACCTGGGTGGGGCTCGGCCTGATCAGCGCCGGTACGGGCCTGCTGAAGCCGAACGTGGCCTCGATGGTCGGCAAGCTCTACCGCACCGAGGACGAGCGCCGCGACGCCGGCTTCGCGCTGTACTACATGGGCATCAACATCGGCGCCTTCGCCGGTCCGCTGATCACCGGCTGGCTGGGCGACCACAAGGGCTGGCACTGGGGCTTCTCGGCGGCCGCGATCGGCATGACCTTCGGCCTGATCCAGTACGTCGCCGGGCGGCGTCACCTGGCCGGGCGCAAGCACGCCGCCGAGTACGCGCTGCCGCCCGAGGGGATGCGCCGCGCGGTCCGGATGATGATCGTCGGCGCGATCGTGGTGGCGGCGCTCGCGGTGCTCCTGGCCTCCGCGGGCTGGCTGACCATGGACCGCTTCGTGGACGTCCTGACGATCATCTCGGTGATCGCTCCGGTCGTGTACTTCGTGGTGATGTTCCGCAGCCCGCGGGTCACGGCGGAGGAACGCGGCCGCCTGCGGCCGTACCTCGTCCTGTTCGTCGCGTCCGTGGCCTTCAACTTCATCCTCTTCCAGGCCTACTCGACGATGATGCTGCTGGCCTCCACGAACGCCGAGACGACCATCCTCGGCTTCCACTTCCCCGCCAGCTGGTACGCCTCCGCGCTCGGCGCCTTCGAGGTCGCTCTGGCGCCCGTGGTGGCGGGCCTGTGGGCGCGGATGGGCCCACGCCAGCCGCACGCCTCCAACAAGATCGCCATCGGCGTGATCCTGGGCGGTCTGTCGTTCCTGCTGATGGTGATCCCGACGTCCGGCCACAGCGGCGACACGTACAAGATGGCGGCCTGGTGGATCGTCGGCTCGTACCTGCTGCTCGGGCTCGGCGACGTCCTCCTGGAGACGTCGGGCATGTCCGCGACGACCAAGCTCGCCCCGAAGGCCTTCGCCAGCCAGACCATGTCGCTGTGGTTCCTGTCGCTCGCCCTCGCGAACGGCATCCAGGCCCAGACCGTGAAGCTCTACGGCGAGGTCTCGAACCCCGCGTACTTCGGCGTGAACGGTGCCATCGCCGTCGCCGTCGGTGTCGCCGTCATCGCCCTGGCGCCGTGGTTGCGGCGCACCATGCACCCCGTTCACTGA